One window from the genome of Rhinolophus ferrumequinum isolate MPI-CBG mRhiFer1 chromosome 10, mRhiFer1_v1.p, whole genome shotgun sequence encodes:
- the LOC117028652 gene encoding LOW QUALITY PROTEIN: histone H4 (The sequence of the model RefSeq protein was modified relative to this genomic sequence to represent the inferred CDS: inserted 2 bases in 1 codon; substituted 1 base at 1 genomic stop codon) — translation MYGPGKGGKGLGKEATKPDRKVLLENIQGIRXPAIRHLARRGAVKRISGLIYEKESPGVLKVFXENVIHDAVTYTEHAKRKRVMAMDVVYPLKCHGWSPYGFVG, via the exons ATGTATGGTCCAGGTAAAGGCGGCAAAGGGCTGGGTAAGGAAGCCACCAAGCCTGACCGTAAGGTCTTACTGGAAAACATCCAGGGCATTAGGTAGCCTGCCATTCGCCATCTAGCCCGCCGAGGTGCTGTCAAGCGCATCTCTGGGCTCATCTATGAGAAGGAGTCTCCGGGAGTGCTCAAAGTGTT GGAGAATGTGATCCACGATGCGGTGACCTACACGGAGCATGCTAAGCGCAAGCGGGTCATGGCCATGGATGTGGTGTATCCTCTGAAATGCCACGGCTGGAGCCCGTATGGCTTCGTCGGCTGA
- the LOC117029315 gene encoding histone H2A.J has translation MSGRGKQGGKVRAKAKSRSSRAGLQFPVGRVHRLLRKGNYAERVGAGAPVYLAAVLEYLTAEILELAGNAARDNKKTRIIPRHLQLAIRNDEELNKLLGKVTIAQGGVLPNIQAVLLPKKTESQKAKSK, from the coding sequence ATGTCTGGTCGGGGAAAGCAGGGCGGCAAAGTGCGAGCAAAGGCCAAGTCCCGGTCCTCCCGCGCAGGCCTGCAGTTCCCGGTGGGCCGAGTGCACAGACTGTTGCGCAAAGGTAACTACGCGGAGCGAGTAGGCGCTGGGGCGCCGGTGTACCTGGCGGCGGTGTTGGAGTACCTGACCGCGGAGATCCTGGAGTTGGCTGGCAACGCAGCGCGTGACAACAAGAAGACCAGGATAATCCCTCGCCACCTGCAGCTCGCCATCCGCAACGACGAGGAGCTAAACAAGCTGCTGGGAAAAGTGACCATCGCTCAGGGCGGCGTCCTGCCCAACATCCAGGCCGTGCTGCTGCCCAAAAAGACGGAGAGTCAGAAGGCAAAGAGCAAGTGA